A single region of the Lotus japonicus ecotype B-129 chromosome 4, LjGifu_v1.2 genome encodes:
- the LOC130711897 gene encoding stress enhanced protein 2, chloroplastic: MASVSRVAHCNLRQAKPAAARPRNQPGPVQLSIPRAKPVESDQTGNSNIVLQPRLCTLRSYGPDRVINKNAINLADDVSPFFATLSDYIESSKKSQDFEIISGRLAMMVFAATVTVEIVTGSSVFRKMDVAGIAEAGGVCLAAVTLAAVFAWFSSARNRVGSIFNLSYNAFIDSLIDQIVDGLFYESEPSDWSDEL; this comes from the exons ATGGCATCAGTTTCGCGTGTTGCGCACTGCAACCTCCGGCAGGCAAAACCCGCGGCGGCTCGACCGAGAAACCAGCCCGGTCCGGTTCAGCTCTCGATCCCCCGGGCCAAACCGGTGGAATCCGATCAAACCGGAAACTCAAACATCGTCCTGCAACCGCGCCTCTGCACTCTCAGATCCTACGGTCCCGATCGAGTCATCAACAAGAACGCCATCAACCTCGCCGATGACGTGTCACCGTTCTTCGCCACGCTCTCCGACTACATCGAAAGCTCCAAGAAGAGCCAGGATTTCGAAATCATCTCCGGTCGACTCGCCATG ATGGTGTTTGCGGCGACGGTGACGGTGGAGATCGTGACGGGGAGCTCGGTGTTTAGGAAGATGGACGTGGCGGGGATTGCGGAGGCCGGTGGGGTGTGTTTGGCTGCGGTGACTCTGGCGGCGGTTTTTGCTTGGTTTTCGAGTGCCCGAAACAGAGTTGGTAGCATCTTCAATTTGAGCTACAATGCCTTCATTGATTCCCTCATTGACCAAATCGTTGATGGTTTGTTCTATGAAAGTGAACCTAGTGATTGGTCTGATGAACTCTGA
- the LOC130711896 gene encoding uncharacterized protein LOC130711896 has translation MAYSLSLPKPCYSQNFHYHHQRCFKINLPKWTTRASSAAPGVELNTLESAIAKKDSNAVKEALDQLSEGGWAKKWGSQPYVSRRTTSLRELTTLGIKNAENLAIPSVRNDAAFLFTVVGTTGFLGILTGQLPGDWGFFVPYLIGSISLVVLAVGSISPGLLQAAIGSFSTVFPDYQERIARHEAAHFLIAYLLGVPILGYSLDIGKEHVNLIDQRLEKLIYSGQLDAKEIDRLAVVSMAGLAAEGLIYDKVIGQSADLFTLQRFINRTKPQLSKDQQQNLTRWAVMFAASLLKNNKESHEALMASMTKKASVVECIQTIESVAAEFNIKY, from the exons ATGGCTTACTCATTATCCCTGCCCAAACCATGCTACTCCCAGAACTTCCATTATCACCATCAAAGATGCTTCAAGATCAACCTCCCCAAATGGACCACTAGAGCTTCCTCTGCTGCCCCTGGTGTTGAACTCAACACTCTTGAATCTGCCATTGCCAAG AAAGATAGCAATGCTGTTAAAGAAGCACTTGATCAGCTGAGTGAAGGTGGTTGGGCCAAGAAATGGGGTTCACAGCCATATGTTTCACGTCGTACG ACATCACTTAGAGAGCTGACAACTCTGGGAATTAAAAATGCTGAGAACCTTGCAATTCCTAGTGTCAGAAATGAT GCAGCTTTTCTCTTTACTGTTGTTGGAACAACTGGATTTTTGGGTATTCTGACTGGTCAGCTTCCCGGG GATTGGGGCTTTTTTGTACCATACTTGATTGGAAGTATATCCCTAGTGGTTTTAGCTGTGGGTAGCATATCCCCTGG GCTTCTCCAAGCAGCTATTGGCAGCTTTTCAACAGTTTTTCCTGATTATCAAGAGAGGATTGCTAGACATGAAGCAGCACACTTTTTGA TTGCTTATCTGCTTGGTGTACCCATTTTGGGGTATTCGCTGGATATTGGGAAAGAGCATGTCAATCTCATTGATCAGAGGCTTGAAAAGCTTATCTATAGTGGCCAGCTTGATGCTAAAGAGATAGATAG ATTGGCTGTTGTGTCAATGGCTGGACTGGCAGCAGAAGGTTTAATATATGACAAGGTGATTGGTCAATCAGCTGATCTTTTCACTCTCCAG AGATTTATAAACAGAACCAAGCCTCAACTCAGCAAAGATCAGCAACAAAATCTGACTAGATGGGCA GTTATGTTTGCTGCTAGTCTCTTGAAAAATAACAAGGAGAGTCATGAAGCCTTGATGGCATCAATGACAAAGAAGGCAAGTGTAGTGGAGTGCATTCAAACAATCGAAAGTGTTGCAGCAGAGTTCAACATTAAATATTAA